One window of the Hyalangium minutum genome contains the following:
- a CDS encoding FAD-dependent oxidoreductase, whose product MHALDRTQTVTLAGAGLVGSLMAMFLARRGFQVEVLERRPDMRRETVEAGRSINLAISARGLYALKQVGLEDEARRHAIPMRGRMIHPLSGELTLQPYGKDDSQHINSISRAWLNQFLMTHAEGTGKVRIRFKQRIQSVDFDTGTLSVLDEPSGTTREERVPVLLGADGSGSAVRQAMAKLPGNTSTQDVLSHGYKELSIPAGPGGSFRMEKHALHIWPRGTFMLIALPNEDGSFTCTLFLPFEGPVSFASLDSPSKVTAFFQEQFPDAVPLIPTLTHDFFHNPTGHMVTVKSAPWHVEGRALVLGDAAHAIVPFFGQGMNCGFEDCVALDGLLARHSRWEDAFEEFFRLRKPNADAIADMAVENFIEMRDSTASPRFLLEKQVEKVLLNAFPGQFLSRYTLVSFSRVPYRLAYEVGAIAGRIVSELSEGLTRAEEVDLDRAARLVRERLVPFLEAHPDGFKPEG is encoded by the coding sequence ATGCACGCGCTTGATCGGACGCAGACGGTGACCCTGGCGGGGGCGGGCCTCGTGGGCTCGCTGATGGCCATGTTCCTGGCCCGGCGCGGCTTCCAAGTGGAAGTCCTGGAGCGGCGGCCGGACATGCGCCGCGAGACGGTGGAGGCCGGGCGCTCCATCAACCTCGCCATCTCCGCGCGAGGGCTCTACGCGCTGAAGCAGGTGGGCCTGGAGGACGAGGCTCGGCGCCACGCCATCCCCATGCGCGGGCGGATGATCCACCCGCTGTCAGGCGAGCTGACGCTGCAGCCCTACGGCAAGGACGACTCGCAGCACATCAACAGCATCTCCCGCGCGTGGCTCAACCAGTTCCTGATGACGCACGCCGAGGGCACTGGCAAGGTGCGCATCCGCTTCAAGCAGCGCATCCAGAGCGTGGACTTCGACACGGGCACGCTCTCTGTCCTGGACGAGCCGAGCGGCACCACCCGCGAGGAGCGCGTCCCGGTGCTGCTTGGGGCGGACGGCTCGGGCTCGGCGGTGCGGCAGGCGATGGCGAAGCTGCCGGGCAACACCTCCACCCAGGACGTGCTGAGCCACGGCTACAAGGAGCTCTCCATCCCCGCGGGGCCGGGCGGCTCCTTCCGCATGGAGAAACACGCGCTCCATATCTGGCCGCGCGGCACTTTCATGCTCATCGCGCTGCCCAACGAAGACGGCAGCTTCACCTGCACGCTCTTCCTTCCCTTCGAGGGGCCGGTGAGCTTCGCGTCGTTGGACTCGCCCTCGAAGGTGACGGCCTTCTTCCAGGAGCAGTTTCCGGACGCCGTGCCGCTCATTCCCACGCTCACGCATGACTTCTTCCACAACCCCACCGGCCACATGGTGACGGTGAAGAGCGCGCCGTGGCACGTGGAAGGCCGGGCCCTGGTGCTCGGAGATGCCGCGCACGCCATCGTCCCGTTCTTCGGGCAGGGGATGAACTGCGGCTTCGAGGACTGCGTGGCGCTCGATGGGCTCCTGGCGCGCCACTCGCGCTGGGAGGACGCATTCGAGGAGTTCTTCCGCCTGCGCAAGCCGAACGCGGACGCCATCGCCGACATGGCCGTGGAGAACTTCATCGAGATGCGCGACAGCACTGCCAGTCCGCGCTTCCTATTGGAGAAGCAGGTGGAGAAGGTGCTGCTCAACGCTTTCCCCGGACAGTTCCTCAGCCGCTACACCCTGGTCAGCTTCAGCCGCGTGCCGTACCGCCTCGCTTATGAGGTGGGCGCCATTGCCGGTCGCATCGTCTCCGAGCTGTCCGAGGGCCTCACCCGTGCGGAGGAGGTGGATCTCGATCGCGCCGCCCGGCTCGTCCGCGAGCGGCTCGTTCCTTTCCTGGAGGCGCACCCGGACGGATTCAAGCCTGAAGGGTAG
- a CDS encoding cyclic nucleotide-binding domain-containing protein, giving the protein MDASLLKKVALFEGLTQGQLAKVASIAQVRQYEGSSFIFREGDTGQEMYVIVEGRVRISKNVPGIGEEALAILEKGQYFGEMAVIDDSPRSADAIAHTPCTLWVVERAKLDQLMFTDKDLAYVLLWTFVRTLSERLRETSDKIKAFFAISRF; this is encoded by the coding sequence ATGGATGCCTCGCTCCTCAAAAAGGTTGCGCTCTTCGAGGGCTTGACTCAGGGCCAGCTTGCCAAGGTGGCATCCATTGCTCAGGTCCGGCAGTACGAGGGCAGCTCCTTTATCTTCCGCGAGGGCGATACAGGTCAGGAGATGTACGTCATCGTCGAAGGGCGGGTGCGCATCTCCAAGAATGTCCCGGGGATAGGCGAGGAGGCGCTCGCCATCCTGGAGAAGGGCCAGTATTTCGGGGAAATGGCGGTAATCGATGACAGCCCCCGCTCTGCGGATGCCATTGCTCACACGCCCTGTACGCTCTGGGTCGTCGAGCGGGCCAAGCTGGACCAGCTGATGTTCACGGACAAGGACCTGGCGTACGTGCTGCTGTGGACTTTCGTCCGCACGCTCTCCGAGCGGCTGCGCGAGACGAGCGACAAGATTAAAGCCTTCTTTGCCATCTCCCGCTTCTGA
- the kynU gene encoding kynureninase — MNPDVVNFEEGEAFARRMDAEDPLRHFRDEFLFPRNKAGEPAIYFVGNSLGLQPRKAKQYVLQELEDWEKFGVEGHFHARSPWLPYHETLTAQTARLVGAMPLEVVVMNTLSVNLHLMMVSFYRPTRERFRILIEGGAFPSDQYAVASQARFHGFDPRDAILRLEPRPGEDTLREEDILDTIDRHGPEIALVLLGNVNYLTGQAFDMKAITRAAHERGCRVGFDLAHGAGNLRLSLHDDGPDFAVWCSYKYLNGGPGTLGGVFVHERHAHMPGIPRFEGWWGHDKATRFEMGPDFVPLAGAEGWQLSNPPILQMAALRASMEIFDQATMPALRLKGDLLTSYLEFLLDRLPPEMARIVTPRDLKARGSQLSLRFSKEPKKLLAKLVEAGAFCDFREPDIIRASPAPLYCSFLDVYRFVRILENHARA, encoded by the coding sequence ATGAACCCCGACGTGGTGAACTTCGAGGAGGGCGAGGCCTTCGCCCGGCGCATGGATGCCGAGGATCCGCTGCGCCACTTCCGCGACGAGTTCCTCTTCCCCCGCAACAAGGCCGGCGAGCCCGCCATCTACTTCGTGGGCAACTCGCTCGGGCTCCAGCCGCGCAAGGCGAAGCAGTACGTGCTGCAGGAACTGGAGGACTGGGAGAAGTTCGGCGTCGAGGGCCACTTCCACGCCCGCAGCCCCTGGCTGCCCTACCACGAGACGTTGACCGCGCAGACAGCCCGCCTCGTGGGCGCGATGCCGCTCGAAGTGGTGGTGATGAACACCCTCTCGGTGAACCTCCACCTGATGATGGTGTCCTTCTACCGGCCCACGCGCGAGCGCTTCCGGATCCTCATCGAGGGTGGGGCCTTCCCGTCGGACCAGTACGCGGTGGCCTCGCAGGCGCGCTTCCACGGCTTCGATCCGCGAGATGCCATCCTCCGCCTGGAGCCGCGCCCCGGCGAGGACACGCTGCGCGAGGAGGACATCCTCGACACCATTGATCGTCACGGGCCCGAGATCGCCCTCGTGCTGCTGGGCAACGTGAACTATCTCACCGGGCAGGCCTTCGACATGAAGGCCATCACCCGCGCCGCGCACGAGCGGGGCTGCCGCGTCGGCTTTGATCTCGCCCACGGCGCCGGCAACCTGCGGCTGTCGCTGCACGATGACGGACCGGACTTCGCGGTGTGGTGCTCGTACAAGTACCTCAACGGTGGCCCGGGCACGCTGGGCGGCGTCTTCGTCCACGAGCGCCACGCCCACATGCCTGGCATTCCTCGCTTCGAGGGCTGGTGGGGCCACGACAAGGCCACCCGCTTCGAGATGGGCCCTGACTTCGTGCCGTTGGCGGGCGCAGAGGGCTGGCAGCTCTCCAACCCGCCCATCCTCCAGATGGCCGCGCTGCGCGCCTCCATGGAGATCTTCGATCAGGCGACGATGCCCGCGCTCCGGCTCAAGGGAGACCTGCTCACCAGCTACCTCGAGTTCCTCCTGGATCGCCTTCCCCCGGAGATGGCGCGCATCGTCACTCCGCGCGACTTGAAGGCCCGAGGCTCGCAGCTCTCGCTGCGCTTCAGCAAGGAGCCCAAGAAGCTGCTCGCCAAGCTCGTGGAGGCCGGTGCCTTCTGTGACTTCCGCGAGCCGGACATCATCCGGGCGTCTCCCGCGCCGCTGTACTGCAGCTTCCTCGACGTCTACCGCTTCGTGAGGATCCTCGAGAACCATGCACGCGCTTGA
- the trxB gene encoding thioredoxin-disulfide reductase, translating to MADEKINKVTIIGSGPAGYTAAIYAARANLEPVVFAGGPTLEDPQRVPGGQLMITTEVENYPGFAEGITGPELMERFQKQAERFGTRIHMENVVKVDLSSRPFLIQGESVSYRSETVIISTGASAKWLNVKGEDMYKNRGVSACATCDGAFFKKQNVLVVGGGDTAMEEATYLAKIVDKVTLLHRRDSLRASKIMQDRVLNNPKISVMWNSVVEEVVGNAKGMTGAVVRNMKTNDTQLLAATGLFVAIGHTPNTQLFQGVLETHQSGYLKTVPGSTRTNIEGVYACGDVQDSFYRQAITAAGTGCMAAIEAERWLIEQGK from the coding sequence GTGGCGGACGAGAAGATCAACAAGGTGACCATCATCGGTTCGGGGCCTGCGGGCTACACGGCGGCGATCTATGCCGCTCGGGCCAATCTGGAGCCGGTCGTCTTCGCGGGAGGACCCACGCTGGAGGACCCTCAGCGCGTGCCCGGCGGGCAGCTGATGATCACCACCGAGGTGGAGAACTACCCGGGCTTCGCCGAGGGCATCACCGGCCCCGAGCTCATGGAGCGCTTCCAGAAGCAGGCCGAGCGCTTCGGCACCCGCATCCACATGGAGAACGTGGTGAAGGTGGACCTGTCCTCGCGTCCGTTCCTCATCCAGGGCGAGAGCGTGAGCTACCGCTCGGAGACGGTCATCATCTCCACGGGCGCCAGCGCCAAGTGGCTGAACGTCAAGGGCGAGGACATGTACAAGAACCGGGGCGTATCGGCGTGCGCCACGTGTGACGGTGCGTTCTTCAAGAAGCAGAACGTGCTGGTGGTGGGCGGCGGCGACACCGCCATGGAGGAGGCCACCTACCTGGCGAAGATTGTCGACAAGGTCACCCTGCTGCACCGCCGGGACAGCCTGCGCGCCTCGAAGATCATGCAGGACCGTGTGCTCAACAACCCGAAGATCTCCGTGATGTGGAACTCGGTGGTGGAAGAGGTGGTGGGCAACGCGAAGGGGATGACGGGCGCGGTGGTGCGCAACATGAAGACGAACGACACCCAGCTGTTGGCAGCCACGGGCCTGTTTGTCGCCATCGGCCACACGCCCAATACGCAGCTCTTCCAGGGCGTGCTGGAGACGCACCAGAGTGGCTACCTGAAGACGGTGCCGGGCAGCACCCGCACCAACATTGAGGGCGTGTACGCCTGCGGTGATGTGCAGGACAGCTTCTACCGGCAGGCGATTACGGCTGCGGGCACGGGCTGCATGGCCGCCATCGAGGCAGAGCGCTGGCTCATCGAACAGGGCAAGTGA
- the moaC gene encoding cyclic pyranopterin monophosphate synthase MoaC, protein MKMVNVGGKRKTERMAVATSRLHMLPATLKRIQEGKVEKGDVLAAARLAGIMAAKRTPDVVPLCHPIALSGVEVTLAPFENGLEVRVEVRTVDRTGVEMEALTAACAAALTVYDMCKSVDRGMVIERVQLEHKSGGRSGTWNRKGSKR, encoded by the coding sequence GTGAAGATGGTCAATGTTGGAGGCAAGCGGAAGACGGAGCGCATGGCTGTGGCCACCTCGCGCCTGCACATGCTGCCGGCGACGCTGAAGCGCATCCAGGAGGGCAAGGTCGAGAAGGGCGATGTGCTGGCCGCGGCCCGGCTGGCGGGCATCATGGCCGCGAAGAGGACTCCGGATGTGGTGCCGTTGTGTCACCCCATCGCGCTCTCTGGCGTGGAGGTGACGCTGGCACCTTTCGAGAACGGGCTGGAGGTGCGCGTCGAGGTCCGCACTGTCGACCGTACCGGCGTGGAGATGGAGGCCCTCACGGCGGCCTGCGCGGCGGCCCTCACGGTCTACGACATGTGCAAGAGCGTGGACCGGGGCATGGTCATCGAGCGCGTCCAGCTGGAGCACAAGTCCGGCGGCCGCTCGGGGACGTGGAACCGCAAGGGCTCGAAGCGCTGA
- a CDS encoding trans-sulfuration enzyme family protein, translated as MSQKPLSPKTVAVHAGSRLVGSTSQPLAPAIHMSTVGWFDSSDELDGALDGKDYVYSRISAQNTSLLEESVAALEGAEACASYASGMAALRAVFEAQNLQAMDRVVMPADGYGVTRVLFKTLSARARVELHPLILSDPEAPERILELEPKLVVAESITNPLLSVPDLRALAQACKKVGAVLAVDATFPSPYGQRALALGADYAIQSATKWINGHSDALAGTVSGSRERLAPLRSLRLMGGDVLGPFEAWLTQRGLRTLHVRMKAHFENAAHVARRLAESPLLERVYYPGLNSHPNHTVAREVLENGFGPMVAFEIKGAGRPEGFRFLEALKVARPGPSLGDVCTLVMHAASASARRMTPEERAAAGIRENLIRVSVGLEDPEDIVEDLLAAVAHGVKR; from the coding sequence ATGAGCCAGAAGCCGCTGAGTCCGAAGACGGTGGCGGTGCACGCGGGGAGCCGGCTGGTGGGCAGCACCTCCCAGCCGCTCGCGCCCGCCATCCACATGTCCACGGTGGGGTGGTTCGACAGCAGCGACGAGCTGGACGGAGCGCTGGACGGGAAGGACTACGTCTACTCGCGCATCAGCGCCCAGAACACCTCGCTGTTGGAGGAGTCCGTGGCGGCGCTGGAGGGTGCCGAGGCGTGCGCCTCCTACGCCAGCGGCATGGCGGCGCTTCGGGCTGTCTTCGAGGCACAGAACCTCCAGGCCATGGACCGGGTCGTCATGCCCGCGGATGGCTACGGTGTCACGCGGGTGCTCTTCAAGACGTTGAGCGCCCGTGCCCGCGTGGAATTGCACCCGCTGATCCTTTCCGATCCTGAGGCACCCGAGCGCATCCTCGAGCTGGAGCCCAAGCTCGTGGTGGCTGAGAGCATCACCAACCCGTTGCTCTCCGTGCCGGACCTCCGGGCTCTGGCGCAGGCTTGCAAGAAGGTGGGGGCGGTGCTGGCCGTGGATGCCACGTTCCCCTCGCCGTATGGGCAGCGTGCCCTGGCGCTTGGGGCGGACTACGCGATTCAGTCCGCGACGAAGTGGATCAACGGGCACAGTGACGCGCTGGCGGGCACGGTGAGTGGCTCGCGCGAGCGCCTGGCGCCGCTGCGCTCCTTGCGTCTGATGGGGGGGGACGTGCTGGGGCCCTTCGAGGCGTGGCTCACGCAGCGTGGCCTGCGCACGTTGCACGTGCGGATGAAGGCGCACTTCGAGAACGCGGCTCACGTGGCCCGGCGCCTCGCGGAGTCCCCGCTGCTGGAGCGTGTCTACTACCCGGGCCTGAACTCACACCCGAACCACACGGTGGCGCGGGAGGTGCTGGAGAACGGCTTCGGGCCCATGGTGGCCTTCGAGATCAAGGGCGCGGGCCGGCCTGAGGGCTTCCGGTTCCTGGAGGCGCTGAAGGTGGCGCGGCCGGGACCGTCGCTTGGGGACGTGTGCACGCTGGTGATGCACGCGGCCAGCGCGAGTGCCCGCCGGATGACGCCCGAGGAACGGGCCGCGGCTGGGATTCGCGAGAACCTCATCCGCGTCTCCGTGGGTCTGGAGGATCCCGAGGACATCGTCGAGGACCTGCTCGCGGCCGTGGCGCATGGGGTGAAGCGGTGA
- a CDS encoding alpha/beta hydrolase family protein: MDPLWMLETPSPPADARIPYGKNPYQFGDLRLPQGPGPHPVVVMVHGGFWRAKYDLEHVGHLCADLTRRGFATWSLEFRRVGHEGGGWPGTFEDVAEGVDFLRTLAASQPLDLSRAVFMGHSAGGHLALWLAARRRLPPEAPLYRPTPFIPRGVVGLAGVVNLEQALALRLSQGIVEEFLGGTPAQVPERYQLGSPSALVPLGVRQILLHGTEDDTVPVSLSIEYHARAAAVGDDVRLVTLPGAGHFELINPLAPEWRQVVEALGSLL, from the coding sequence ATGGACCCGCTCTGGATGCTCGAAACCCCCTCTCCGCCCGCGGATGCTCGCATCCCGTACGGGAAGAACCCGTACCAGTTCGGAGACCTGCGCCTACCGCAGGGCCCAGGCCCTCACCCTGTCGTCGTCATGGTGCACGGTGGGTTCTGGCGCGCGAAGTACGACCTGGAGCATGTGGGCCACCTGTGCGCGGACCTCACACGGCGCGGTTTTGCCACCTGGAGCCTCGAGTTCCGCCGCGTGGGCCACGAGGGCGGCGGCTGGCCCGGCACCTTCGAGGACGTGGCCGAAGGCGTGGACTTCCTGCGCACGCTCGCGGCCTCGCAGCCGCTGGACCTGTCGCGCGCGGTGTTCATGGGGCACTCGGCGGGAGGCCATCTGGCCCTCTGGCTTGCCGCGCGCCGCCGCCTGCCACCGGAAGCGCCGCTCTACCGCCCCACCCCCTTCATCCCCCGCGGGGTGGTGGGGCTCGCGGGAGTGGTGAACCTGGAGCAGGCCCTCGCGCTGCGGCTCAGCCAAGGCATCGTGGAGGAGTTCCTCGGCGGGACGCCCGCGCAGGTTCCCGAGCGCTACCAGCTCGGCTCCCCTTCCGCGCTCGTGCCGCTGGGTGTGCGGCAGATCCTCCTGCACGGCACCGAGGACGACACCGTCCCCGTCTCGCTCAGCATCGAGTACCACGCCCGCGCGGCGGCGGTGGGAGACGACGTCCGCCTCGTCACGCTGCCAGGCGCGGGGCACTTCGAGCTCATCAACCCGCTCGCCCCGGAATGGCGGCAGGTGGTGGAGGCCCTCGGCTCACTGCTGTGA
- a CDS encoding 5-deoxy-glucuronate isomerase encodes MTDSAQARAAVITRYRGGFPRGLTWITREGESELDTGMDFGIHRMARGEVSRDPTSKETAWILFSGQVEVELGGTRTQVARTSLFEEAPTVVHVPAGTSVRLVAQSDEVEWGVVCATNPKSFEPRIFFPQDIQDELRGKGLVQDGAVRNVRLAFDLAVRPESNLVIGEVINYPGRWSSYPPHHHAQTELYHYRFTLPQGYGHAELGEDVHKVRQYDTVKILGGLDHPQVSAPGYGMYYLWVVRHQPDNPYRGFEFAEEHRWVLDAQQQGWRPKSAGER; translated from the coding sequence ATGACCGACAGCGCCCAGGCGAGGGCCGCCGTCATCACCCGTTACCGGGGAGGATTCCCTCGCGGCCTCACGTGGATCACCCGTGAGGGCGAGTCCGAGCTGGATACCGGGATGGACTTTGGTATCCACCGCATGGCCCGTGGCGAGGTCTCCCGGGATCCCACTTCCAAAGAAACCGCCTGGATCTTGTTCTCGGGACAGGTGGAGGTAGAGCTCGGGGGCACTCGGACGCAGGTGGCGCGGACCTCGCTCTTCGAGGAGGCGCCCACGGTCGTCCACGTCCCAGCGGGTACTTCCGTCCGCTTGGTGGCCCAGAGCGACGAGGTGGAGTGGGGCGTCGTGTGCGCGACGAACCCCAAGTCCTTCGAGCCGCGCATCTTCTTCCCTCAGGACATCCAGGACGAGCTGCGCGGCAAGGGGCTCGTGCAGGACGGGGCAGTGCGCAACGTGCGCTTGGCCTTTGACCTGGCCGTCCGTCCCGAGTCCAACCTCGTCATCGGCGAGGTGATCAACTACCCGGGCCGCTGGTCCAGCTATCCGCCCCACCACCACGCCCAGACGGAGCTCTACCATTACCGCTTCACGCTTCCTCAGGGCTACGGCCACGCCGAACTGGGCGAGGACGTCCACAAGGTGCGCCAGTACGACACGGTGAAAATCCTCGGGGGGCTGGATCACCCGCAGGTCTCCGCGCCGGGCTACGGCATGTACTACCTGTGGGTCGTTCGCCATCAACCGGACAACCCATACCGTGGCTTTGAGTTCGCCGAGGAGCATCGCTGGGTGCTCGATGCGCAGCAGCAGGGGTGGCGGCCCAAGAGCGCAGGGGAGCGATGA